In Populus alba chromosome 1, ASM523922v2, whole genome shotgun sequence, a single window of DNA contains:
- the LOC118061469 gene encoding transcription factor bHLH130 isoform X1 produces MEHQHHFLHGHNEHQQIHQKQMNPGLTRYQSAPSSYLSNILDRDFCEEFLNRPASPETERILARFIASSSGNTENISSQNLCEIKQDSPEAVSQTNQQPQMVAAMNNLGSDTRLQQQQQQQQSNYSASQGFYQNQSKPPLADQKSGSGMNYRSMNSMGMERLPSMKTSSSNNSNLVRHSSSPAGLFSNINSEFENGYAVLGGMGDLGAGNRDTNYSAASRPPPSSGRMGPVAEMGNKNIGENSPENGGYGETRSSNYVSGYPIGSWDDSAMLSAGSKRHLTDDDTTVLSGLNASETQQNEEAGGNRPPMLAHHMSLPKTAAEISAIEKFLQFQDSVPCRTRAKRGCATHPRSIAERVRRTRISERMRKLQDLVPNMDKQTNTSDMLDLAVDYIKDLQRQVQTLSEIRARCACINKQKQQQQP; encoded by the exons ATGGAGCAccaacatcattttcttcatggtCATAATGAACACCAACAAATCCATCAGAAACAAATGAACCCTGGGTTAACAAGGTATCAATCCGCACCGAGTtcatatttatcaaatattttggaCAGAGACTTCTGTGAAGAGTTTCTCAATAGGCCGGCAAGTCCGGAAACAGAACGAATTCTCGCGAGATTTATAGCCAGTTCTAGTGGTAATACAGAGAATATATCAAGTCAAAATCTTTGTGAGATCAAGCAAGATTCTCCAGAAGCAGTTTCACAAACTAATCAGCAACCCCAGATGGTGGCTGCAATGAATAATCTTGGCAGTGACACAAgactgcagcagcagcagcagcagcagcagagcaATTACTCTGCCTCACAgggtttttatcaaaatcaatcaaaacctCCATTAGCAGATCAGAAGTCAGGTTCTGGAATGAATTATAGATCAATGAATTCAATGGGAATGGAGAGGTTGCCTTCCATGAAGACTAGTAGTAGCAATAACTCGAATCTAGTTCGACATAGTAGCTCACCTGCAGGGCTTTTCTCCAACATAAATAGTGAATTTGAAAATg GCTATGCTGTCTTGGGAGGTATGGGAGATCTTGGAGCAGGTAATAGAGACACAAACTATTCTGCAGCCAGCAGGCCACCTCCTTCTTCAGGGAGAATGGGTCCAGTTGCTGAAATGGGAAACAAAAACATCGGAGAAAATAGCCCTGAGAATGGTGGTTATGGTGAAACTCGCAGCAGTAATTATGTCTCAGGTTACCCTATTGGATCTTGGGATGATTCTGCTATGCTATCTGCTGGTTCAAAAAGACACCTTACAGATGATGATACGACGGTGCTTTCTGGTCTAAATGCATCTGAAACTCAG CAGAATGAAGAGGCCGGAGGAAATCGCCCTCCGATGTTGGCTCATCACATGAGTTTGCCAAAAACTGCAGCAGAAATTTCAGCCATCGAGAAGTTCTTGCAATTTCAAGATTCCGTGCCTTGCAGGACTAGAGCTAAGCGTGGCTGTGCTACTCATCCAAGAAGCATTGCTGAGAGG GTGAGACGAACTAGAATCAGTGAACGAATGAGGAAACTCCAGGATCTTGTACCTAACATGGATAAG caaacaaacacatcAGACATGCTGGATTTGGCTGTTGACTACATCAAGGACCTTCAAAGACAAGTCCAG acacTTTCAGAGATTCGTGCAAGGTGCGCATGCATAAACaagcagaagcagcagcagcagccctAG
- the LOC118061469 gene encoding transcription factor bHLH122 isoform X2: protein MEHQHHFLHGHNEHQQIHQKQMNPGLTRYQSAPSSYLSNILDRDFCEEFLNRPASPETERILARFIASSSGNTENISSQNLCEIKQDSPEAVSQTNQQPQMVAAMNNLGSDTRLQQQQQQQQSNYSASQGFYQNQSKPPLADQKSGSGMNYRSMNSMGMERLPSMKTSSSNNSNLVRHSSSPAGLFSNINSEFENGYAVLGGMGDLGAGNRDTNYSAASRPPPSSGRMGPVAEMGNKNIGENSPENGGYGETRSSNYVSGYPIGSWDDSAMLSAGSKRHLTDDDTTVLSGLNASETQNEEAGGNRPPMLAHHMSLPKTAAEISAIEKFLQFQDSVPCRTRAKRGCATHPRSIAERVRRTRISERMRKLQDLVPNMDKQTNTSDMLDLAVDYIKDLQRQVQTLSEIRARCACINKQKQQQQP, encoded by the exons ATGGAGCAccaacatcattttcttcatggtCATAATGAACACCAACAAATCCATCAGAAACAAATGAACCCTGGGTTAACAAGGTATCAATCCGCACCGAGTtcatatttatcaaatattttggaCAGAGACTTCTGTGAAGAGTTTCTCAATAGGCCGGCAAGTCCGGAAACAGAACGAATTCTCGCGAGATTTATAGCCAGTTCTAGTGGTAATACAGAGAATATATCAAGTCAAAATCTTTGTGAGATCAAGCAAGATTCTCCAGAAGCAGTTTCACAAACTAATCAGCAACCCCAGATGGTGGCTGCAATGAATAATCTTGGCAGTGACACAAgactgcagcagcagcagcagcagcagcagagcaATTACTCTGCCTCACAgggtttttatcaaaatcaatcaaaacctCCATTAGCAGATCAGAAGTCAGGTTCTGGAATGAATTATAGATCAATGAATTCAATGGGAATGGAGAGGTTGCCTTCCATGAAGACTAGTAGTAGCAATAACTCGAATCTAGTTCGACATAGTAGCTCACCTGCAGGGCTTTTCTCCAACATAAATAGTGAATTTGAAAATg GCTATGCTGTCTTGGGAGGTATGGGAGATCTTGGAGCAGGTAATAGAGACACAAACTATTCTGCAGCCAGCAGGCCACCTCCTTCTTCAGGGAGAATGGGTCCAGTTGCTGAAATGGGAAACAAAAACATCGGAGAAAATAGCCCTGAGAATGGTGGTTATGGTGAAACTCGCAGCAGTAATTATGTCTCAGGTTACCCTATTGGATCTTGGGATGATTCTGCTATGCTATCTGCTGGTTCAAAAAGACACCTTACAGATGATGATACGACGGTGCTTTCTGGTCTAAATGCATCTGAAACTCAG AATGAAGAGGCCGGAGGAAATCGCCCTCCGATGTTGGCTCATCACATGAGTTTGCCAAAAACTGCAGCAGAAATTTCAGCCATCGAGAAGTTCTTGCAATTTCAAGATTCCGTGCCTTGCAGGACTAGAGCTAAGCGTGGCTGTGCTACTCATCCAAGAAGCATTGCTGAGAGG GTGAGACGAACTAGAATCAGTGAACGAATGAGGAAACTCCAGGATCTTGTACCTAACATGGATAAG caaacaaacacatcAGACATGCTGGATTTGGCTGTTGACTACATCAAGGACCTTCAAAGACAAGTCCAG acacTTTCAGAGATTCGTGCAAGGTGCGCATGCATAAACaagcagaagcagcagcagcagccctAG